CGCGTATCGCCGCGCCCTCGAAACCTGGCTGACGAGGGCGGAAGGTTCTCGGTTGGATCGATGGTGAGGCGCGGCCAGACGTGCGGGAAGACGGATTCGGCGGGCCGGCCGGCGGCTAAGGCGTACCGAGAGCGTACGTCGAGCCGGCGGCCGGCCCGACGGACCCGTATAACGGCGCGTATGGTCCGCGCCCAGCTAGTCTTCGCGGTAGTGGGTGCCGCGGGATACCTTATCCCCCGCCGCCGCGCGCGTGATCTCCAGCGCCGCGTGCACCCCGTTTCGAAGCCCGATCAGGGCATCCGACATCGCTCCGTGCCGGTAGAAGTCGTCGATCTCGTGGCGGAGCTCGACGAGAAGCCTTCGGGCGCGCTCGAGCCGGCGTCCCGAGCGGACGAGTCCCACGTAGTTCCACATCGTGTGCTTGACGACGAGCCAGTCCTGGGCGACGAGCGCGGGGTCGACGGGCTCCGACTCCGGCTTCCACTCCCTGGCGGTGAACGCCTTCTCTTTGGCGCGCTCCCGCGCCTCGGCCGCCGCCGCGTCTCCGGCATTCCACCCCCACAGGAGACCTTCGAGGAGCGAGGTCGAGGCGAGACGGTTGGCCCCGTGGAGCCCGGTGCAGGAAACCTCGCCGGCGGCATAGAGGGCGGGGAGGGTCGTCCGCCCGACGAGGTCCACCCCGACTCCGCCGCAGGAATAGTGCGCCGCCGGGACGATCGGCACCGGGCCCGTGGTGACGTCGTATCCCGCCTCGCGGCACCGTTGCGCGACACCGGGGAAGTGCTCGCGGATCCACTCGGCCGGCTTGTGCGAGATGTCGAGCAGAGCGTGGGGCTGGTCTTCCTCGAGCATCCGGCGGTGGATCGCGCGCGCCACGATGTCGCGCGGCGCGAGCTCGCCGCGGGGATCGTAGTCCTTCAGGAAAGGCTTCCCGAGCGCGTCGGTGATCATCGCCCCCGCGCCCCGGAGCGCCTCGGAAAGGAGGAGCCGCCCTTTCGGATGCACGAGCGCGGTGGGATGGAACTGCACGAACTGGAGGTTGACGACCCGCGCGCGCGCCCGGACGGCCATCGCGACGCCGTCGCCGCGCGCGCCGGCCGGGTTCGTCGTGTGGAGGAAGACCTGGCCCAGCCCGCCCGTCGCGAGGATCGTCGTGCGCGAGAGCGCCGGAGAGACCGTTCCGCTCGTGCGGTCGAGGAGATACGCGCCGAAGACGCGCGGCGAGGCATACCGGTCGAGCGGGTCCGGCGAGTCGTGGGCCGGCGTCAACACGTCGACGGCCGTGTGCGACGTCCGCCACTCGATCCCCTTCTCCCGCGAAACCGCGCCGAGGAGCGCCCGCTCGATCGGGACCCCGGTTTCGTCCTTGACGTGGAGAATCCGCGGCATCGAGTGCGCCCCTTCGAGCGCCCAGTCGAAATCGCCGTCGGACCGGTCGAACGGGACGCCGAGCTCCTCGACGAGGAGCCGCCGGACGAGGTCGGGCCCCTCGCGCGCGAGCTTCTCGACGGCCGCGGGGTTGCAGAGCCCTCCCCCGGCCTTCTCGATATCGGAGGACAGCGAGGCGGGCGTGTCCCCTTTCGGGCGCCCGACGATCCCTCCCTGCGCCCAGAACGTGTTGGACGACTCCGGTTTTTCCGAGCGCGTGACGATGACGACGCGGGCGCCGTGCCGCGCCGCGGAGAGCGCCGCCGCGCACCCGGCGATCCCGGTGCCGATCACGAGAACGTCGCACGCGTCGGCGGTCATGCGATCGAGAGCTCCAGCGAGATGTCGGTCGCCGTGACCGAGTGGGTCAGCGCGCCGACCGAGACGAAATCGACCCCGGTCTCGGCGTACGCGCGCACGTTCTCGAGCGTGACGCCCCCGGAGGCCTCGAGCGGAACTTCGGGCCGGAGCGACCGCGCCAGCGCCACGAGCGGCCCGAGCTCCCGCGGAGAGCGATTGTCGATCAGGAGCGCGTCCGCGCCCGAGGCGAGCGCCTCACGGAGCGCCGCTTCGTCCTCGACCTCGACCTCGATCTTCACGAGCGCGGGCGCGCCGCGGCGGGCGCGCGAGACGGCCTCGGCGACGGACCCCGCGACGGCGAGATGGTTGTCCTTGATGAGGATCCCGTCGTCGAGCCCGAACCGGTGGTTCTTCCCGCCGCCGGCGATCACGGCCCGCTTGTCGAGCGCCCGCAGACCGGGCGCCGTCTTGCGCGTGTCGAGGATGCGGCAGCCGGTGCCCGCGACGGCGTCCGCGTAGCGGCGGGTGGCCGTCGCAATTCCGCACATCCGCTGCAGGAGATTCAGGGCGACCCTCTCGGCGGACAGGAGCGCGCGCGCGTTTCCCGAGATGGAGGCGATCGTCGCGCCGGGCTCCGCGGCGGCGCCGTCGGGAGCGTCCCCCCTCCAGTCGACCTCCGGATCGAGCAGGGAGAAGGCCTCCCGCGCGACGTCGAGCCCGCAGACGATGCCCGCGCTGCGAACGACGAGCGCTCCGCGGCCGCGCGCTTCCGCCGGCACGACGGCGTTCGTCGTCGCGTCGCCGCGTCCGAGGTCCTCGGCCAGGAAACGCTCGAGAGACTCCCGCAGCAGGAAAGACACGCCCGTAGGATATTCGAAGGAGGGCGCCGCCGTTTCCGTTCGCCATGGGGGACGCTTCGTCCGGAATCGCGGACGCGGGGGCGCCCTCCTGCGCGCTCCGCCTGCGATAAACTCCTCCGAACGCTGCGCAAACGCAGGACCGGGCGCCCGGCTCGTCCCTTGCTTTCCGGAGGGGCAAACCCGATCGTTCCCGCGCGCCGGTGATCGCGCCGCCGCCGACTGGAGGAGATATGACCTTTCGCCGTGCCCTCATCGACACCCTCTTCGCGGGCCTGATTCTGTCGGTGTTCGCTCCGGGCGCGGCGGGCGCGTCCGTCAAGCCGGGTTCCGTCCAGGAGCAGGCGGGTGTCTCGCTCGTGGAAGTTCCGGTCACCGTCATCGACCGGGACGGCAAGCCCGTCCGCGGGCTCACGGCGGCGGACTTCGAAGTCCGCGACGACGGCAAGGACGTCGCGATCCAGGCGGTGGACACCACGGAGTTCTCGACGGTTCGGCAAGGGCCGACGGTGCACGAAACCGCAACCGTGACCGCGGCCGCGCGTCGGCGGTTCCTCCTGCTGTTCGATCTTTCGTTCTCGACGCCTGCCCGCGTCGTCCGAATCCGGGACGCCGCGCAAAAGTTCGTCCGCAATCAAATGGGGCCGGACGATCTGGGCGCGGTCGCCACCTACTCGGTCGAGCATGGAGTGAAGCTCGTGGTCACCTTCACCTCCGACCGGGAGCAGCTCGCGGCGGCGGTCCGGACCCTCGGCCTCGGCAACGAAGTGGAAACGATCCCCGACCCGCTCCGATTCACCATCGTCAACATCGACATCACCCCGTCCGGGCAACAGATCGCCGGAGGCAGCGGCGGCAACAAGGTCGACGTCGAGTCGGAGCTCCGCCAGACGGCAGCGGTCGCCAAACGGAACGACGATGCCTACCGCCGCGGCCGCGTCACCCAGCTCCTCCAGTCGTTCGGAACCCTGGCGAAGGCGCTCGATTCCGTCGAAGGTCGCAAGCAGGTCATCTACTTCTCCCAGGGATTCGACATGCGGCTTCTCCAGGGGAATGCGCAGGACACGCAGGCCTCGCAGGAGCAATCCGAGGCGGCCGCACGCGGAGTCGTCTGGGGGGTCGACAGCCAGCAGCGCTTCGGCGACACCGGGCTGCAATCGGGGCTCAACGACCTGCTCGAACTGTTCAAGCGCAGCGACTGCGTCATCCACGCCGTCGACCTCTCCGGAATCTCGGCGGCACAGGACCAGGGGACGGACCCGAGCGGCGGCGGCGGCAAGGCGGCGCTCTTCGCGATCGCCGACGGCACGGGGGGACAGCTCTTCGAGAACGCGAACGACTTCTCCGGGCAGCTCGACCGCCTCCTCGAGGAGGAGAGCGTCGTCTACGTCCTCACCTTCGCCCCGAAGCTCACCGGCCATCCCGACCGCTTCCATCCGCTCAAGGTGCGGGTCAAACGCTCGGGCGTCCGGCTCTCCGCGCGCGCCGGCTATTACGAGCCGAAGCCGTTCAACGCGACCTCGATGGTCGAGAAGGGCCTGACCGCGGCGGACGTGATCGCCTCCGAGATCCCGACGACCGCGATTTCCTCCGCCGTCCTCGCACAGACCTTCGCCGGAAAGAACGGACCCGAGACGACCGTTCAGGTCCGCCTCCCCGCGGCCGATCTCATCGCGCAGGGGAAGAGCGGCAAGCTCCCGGTCGAGATCTACAGCTATGCGTTCGACTCCGCGGGGAAGGTCGCCGACTTCGCGACGGAGAGCGCGGTGCTCGATCTGGCGCAGGTGAAGTCGAAGCTCGAATCGGGAGGGCTTCGATGGTTCGCGCAGATGAAGCTCGTCCCCGGAACGTACCGCCTGAGGTCCCTCGTGCGGAACAGCGAGACCGGAGCGATGGGATTCTCCGCCCAGGACCTCGTGGTCCCCGACTTCTCCCAGAAAAAGCCGTATCTGGTGGCGCCGCTCGCCGTCGGCAGCATCGACGGTCTCGTCCTGCGCGCCCGCTCGGCTCGCGGCGGCGTCGCCGCGTCCTTCCCGTACATGGTCGGGAGCGATCCGTTCCTCCCGGAGACCAGCCCCGCGGTCGGGAAGGACCAGGAGCTGAAGATCTGCGTCTACACGTACGGATTCGGAGAGGCGGACCGGCTGCGCCTGGGCGGCCAGCTCCTCGACGGCGAAGGAAAGCCCATGGGAACCGCGAACATCTCCCTCCTCGGGCGTTCCGCGCCCGACGAACTCGGGAGGTCGACGTATCTCCTCGGGTTCAAGCCGGCAGGACTCGCGCCGGGGAAGTATCAGCTGCGGGTCGTCGCGCAGAACGACGAGGCGGCGAGGCAGGGGACCATACCCATCGAAGTCCGGTAAGACACGAGAGAGGGGCCGGCGCGCCGATACATCGAGCCGGACGGGCGCGTGCCACCCGCGCCGCCCTGCGACATACGCCCCGGTATGCCTCGGGACGTCGCGGGCGACCCGCATCCCG
This Thermoanaerobaculia bacterium DNA region includes the following protein-coding sequences:
- a CDS encoding VWA domain-containing protein, translated to MTFRRALIDTLFAGLILSVFAPGAAGASVKPGSVQEQAGVSLVEVPVTVIDRDGKPVRGLTAADFEVRDDGKDVAIQAVDTTEFSTVRQGPTVHETATVTAAARRRFLLLFDLSFSTPARVVRIRDAAQKFVRNQMGPDDLGAVATYSVEHGVKLVVTFTSDREQLAAAVRTLGLGNEVETIPDPLRFTIVNIDITPSGQQIAGGSGGNKVDVESELRQTAAVAKRNDDAYRRGRVTQLLQSFGTLAKALDSVEGRKQVIYFSQGFDMRLLQGNAQDTQASQEQSEAAARGVVWGVDSQQRFGDTGLQSGLNDLLELFKRSDCVIHAVDLSGISAAQDQGTDPSGGGGKAALFAIADGTGGQLFENANDFSGQLDRLLEEESVVYVLTFAPKLTGHPDRFHPLKVRVKRSGVRLSARAGYYEPKPFNATSMVEKGLTAADVIASEIPTTAISSAVLAQTFAGKNGPETTVQVRLPAADLIAQGKSGKLPVEIYSYAFDSAGKVADFATESAVLDLAQVKSKLESGGLRWFAQMKLVPGTYRLRSLVRNSETGAMGFSAQDLVVPDFSQKKPYLVAPLAVGSIDGLVLRARSARGGVAASFPYMVGSDPFLPETSPAVGKDQELKICVYTYGFGEADRLRLGGQLLDGEGKPMGTANISLLGRSAPDELGRSTYLLGFKPAGLAPGKYQLRVVAQNDEAARQGTIPIEVR
- the nadB gene encoding L-aspartate oxidase, whose product is MTADACDVLVIGTGIAGCAAALSAARHGARVVIVTRSEKPESSNTFWAQGGIVGRPKGDTPASLSSDIEKAGGGLCNPAAVEKLAREGPDLVRRLLVEELGVPFDRSDGDFDWALEGAHSMPRILHVKDETGVPIERALLGAVSREKGIEWRTSHTAVDVLTPAHDSPDPLDRYASPRVFGAYLLDRTSGTVSPALSRTTILATGGLGQVFLHTTNPAGARGDGVAMAVRARARVVNLQFVQFHPTALVHPKGRLLLSEALRGAGAMITDALGKPFLKDYDPRGELAPRDIVARAIHRRMLEEDQPHALLDISHKPAEWIREHFPGVAQRCREAGYDVTTGPVPIVPAAHYSCGGVGVDLVGRTTLPALYAAGEVSCTGLHGANRLASTSLLEGLLWGWNAGDAAAAEARERAKEKAFTAREWKPESEPVDPALVAQDWLVVKHTMWNYVGLVRSGRRLERARRLLVELRHEIDDFYRHGAMSDALIGLRNGVHAALEITRAAAGDKVSRGTHYRED
- the nadC gene encoding carboxylating nicotinate-nucleotide diphosphorylase, coding for MSFLLRESLERFLAEDLGRGDATTNAVVPAEARGRGALVVRSAGIVCGLDVAREAFSLLDPEVDWRGDAPDGAAAEPGATIASISGNARALLSAERVALNLLQRMCGIATATRRYADAVAGTGCRILDTRKTAPGLRALDKRAVIAGGGKNHRFGLDDGILIKDNHLAVAGSVAEAVSRARRGAPALVKIEVEVEDEAALREALASGADALLIDNRSPRELGPLVALARSLRPEVPLEASGGVTLENVRAYAETGVDFVSVGALTHSVTATDISLELSIA